DNA from Gadus chalcogrammus isolate NIFS_2021 chromosome 11, NIFS_Gcha_1.0, whole genome shotgun sequence:
TTTCAAGAAAACAGGCTTTCAGAATTGGGTCAATGGGTCGCTATCAATGGGTTAGCGATGGCTGATCATCACAAGGTGTTCATGAGCAGAACTGTACCTAGAACAACTGTGTCGTGAACAATAAGCCAGTTGTATAATTGTACTATTGTGCcttcaaactatttttttttcatcgCAAAACATGATACTGATATAATATGCCCGCTTATGCACCTATTATATTATAGCTGGTTTTTCCATAATGTGATATTTGATACATACAAAAACTATTTGCACACTTGACTTCAGACACacattaaagggacactgtgtaatattttaagttatttattacctcaaatcaatgtattcattcataaataagtcctcattggtgtaaaattatctctgccaaaatcAGTTATCCtactgagcgaagaataattaatatgtagttacataggacgggtaagcttcatggaggcttccatgttcttccggtctatgaactaccgagagggacaaaaagcactatgTGGTACCGGAAATGCAAACGCATTTtaactctgagccagcgtgaatgatgactgaaataattcactatcttgctcgaggagtaattactcatacatcattagcttacactaatgattcaatgcagtttgaaatttgtttgaaataacgaccctcatcatcactcgaatgactcgatgaggtagtattggatgtcgtgacacagcttcttggcccatactgcccaccgtagtttttgaacaagcgattatatacaattgtatattgaatgcaatatacaattgtaccactagatgggagtaatttttacagtgtccctttaagcacgcacacacattgtaaCGGTTCCTCTGCGGCCCCTCCTCTCCACAGCCCTCCGCTGTGGGGCCAACAGTCACTACGAAGCGTGCGCCGTGCCGTGCCCCCAGACCTGCGACGGCTTCGGCCCCGCGGAGGGCTGTGACGTGGAGGCCCCCTGCGGTGAAGGCTGTGTCTGTGACGATGGATTCCTGCTCAGTGATGACCAGTGTGTAGCCGTGGCAGAATGTGGCTGCCAGTACAACGAGCAGTACTACCGCAGTGAACAGGTGAGATATCGACACCATCTTCATGAGCTTGCACAATAGACTAGTATCCTTAGGCCCAACGTTTGCGCCGTGGTGTCAAACGATCCTGAGCATACCGCACACTGCTACTGCAAACAGAACAGTAGCAGTGTGCAGATGGTAATATATTTATTAACTAAAAGGAAAACCTTTGTTGaaatagaggggggggggggggggattggggtcAAATAATTTACATATTTGCCTTATCTAGCAAACCAAACCAATACTCATAGGACGTCCTCTCTGTGTTCCAGGTGTTTTATGGTGCGGACTGCAGGAGCAGGTGTGTCTGTCTTGAAGGACAGGTGAAGTGTGATGACTCTTTCACCtgctcagccaatgagaagtgTGCTCTGGAGTCGGGCGTGTTCTCCTGTGTTCCCAAAACAACCGGCTCTTGCTCGGTGTTCGGGTCTTGCTCAGTGAGGACACTGGACGGAAAGGTCAGGAAACGTCCTTTTCTTAGTGCTTAATCCAAACTGATTTATAGGAATGCATTGATACGTTGGTTCGGTCCTCCATAGAAATCAATATCGTTTGTCCAAATAATATTGCATGGACAGTTGTCAATTTACGCATCAATTATTCTTCAATCTCTTCTccattcttctccttctctagTCTTACCCTCTTTGGGGAGAATGTGGCTTCCTTCTATCGGAGGTGGAAGAAAAGGCAGGAGTGATTTCGGGCTTCTCTCTGTCAATACAACAGAGCACCACTAAAGGAGGTCAAGTCTACCGCAGTGTGACGTTGAAGGCATACAATTATGAGATCACCATGAGGCCGGGGGTTGTCTGGGAAGTCCTGGTATGGTTCCTAGCTTTGGATCTTTCAAATGAAAAAGAAGccctttttaaatgtttttattatgaCAAATTCAAGTCTCTCAAAATAATTCAAATGTATAATTTTTTTGTAACCACAGATTGAGGACATCAGAACCAACCTCCCTCTGTCATTGGACGACGGCAAGATTGAGGTGCATCAGGGTGGCAGTAGCATCGTCATAAAGACTGACTTTGGCCTCCATCTGACCTACGACACTCTAGCAGGCGTCGTGCTGACGCTCCCGTCCACCTACGGCGGCGTGCTGCGCGGCCTGTGCGGCGACTTTAACGGCGATCCATCCGATGACTTCGCGTTGGCCGGACAAACCGGAGAGCCGTCCGTGGGGGACTTCATCGCAGCGTGGACCAGCAAAGACGTGCCCTGCAAGCCGGGATGCAAAGGGCCGACCTGCACCGAAACGGGAAGATCGGAGAAccccaaaacaaaacactgcGACATTATTAAATCACCGAAGGGCCCCCTCGCAGGGTGCCATGCGGCAGTGCCACCACTCCCCTACTTTGAGGCTTGTGTCAGGCAAGTCCTATGTCCTATTTCCTATGTCCCATGTCCTATGCCCTATGTCCTATGTCCAATGTTCAGCATTTCAGAACTAGCATTGACGTTACAATTGACGTTAATTGATAACATGACAAATTGAGTCAGACACATAAAGGACCTATATCATACCGCCAGGTTTGAGTGTGCTtcgccattacaagccgtttaaaaaatcttcctcttctgacatcacaagtgggcgtgtccacctagatgatTGATGATGTCACTATAGGCTTGTCATAGCTTATCACACTCAAACCTGgaggtataatatgtcacctttaaagtaACAAGCTCCCTTTGCCTCCAGTGAGATCAGCCACGGGGGCGGGCAGGACGTGGTGTGTCGGCACATCCAGGACTACGTTTCCATCTGTCAGTCATCGGGGGCCACTGTTGCCGCGTGGAGAGTGGATGGCTTCTGTGGTAAGGGATTCTCCAGCATGATGTACTCTACTTTTAGCCTGCATTTCTGTAAAGCAGCGTTCTCCTTCGACCACACGTTAAGTTAACTTGTGTTCACGTTCACGTGTACACTTTGAAAACGTACTTAGTTTGCTGATGCCAATTTATGACCAAATTGTCAACTAGTTAGTACATTGTGACTGAATTAATATTGACTGATACGTTATATCTAACCACAAGCTGTTTCATTAGTCATACTACTTTATTTGATTTTGCCCATttgattattgtattgtattcacTGTGACGAGTCACAATCTTACATGTTGTTATTCTTAtacacattcacaaaaaaagAAGGAATTTAAAGTAACTGAAATTTGAACATTTCTAAGACCTTATGGACCTTCTTTAATCTGGATAAATACGTTAGAGTAACTTGTAATGGGTTAGGGTATCAAAcatcaatgaaaaaaaaaaaaaaagactaccgtattttccggactataagtcgcgttttttttgtagtttggcttgccctgcgacttatatttcgaagcgacttatatgccaaaattgtgcgtacataatcttcggccgcaagatggcaccgtcattcattaggcctacaactgaacgctgcaagcctactgcaccaccgaataaattatattctcgtcgtcatcgtcctcaatgtcctccggttcaaccaaagctaccccagccttagctgcaatgttgtgcaacatagctgtcacacatatcacagcgcatgacttggccggcgaaaactggagccctccgctggacttgtgtcTAAAGcgtaacttccacctcccgatcgtgcgctcaggtttaggaccgcggcgcatacgcgtccggtggaatcccggtgtcactgaattcggtatactctcagaactacgagtgggaacTCAGAActacacacctatattgctattgcaattttattcaggctctccagactaaacgtccttgtttaaatgtttaaaaataaatgcgacttatacaccgatgcgacgtatatatgtttttttcctcgtcatggagcattttttgactgatgcgactaatactcgggagcgacgtatagtccggaaaatacggcaATCCCTTTGATCTCAAAGTCTAATTTCCTGCGAGCCATCGGCCGTTGTCGGGGAACCATTAGCCAACTGTCCAAATGTTCAATCCTGTAGCAGTTATGCTCCCGTGACAATCGTTTTGACTCCTGCCTCCCATGTCTCTTGTCCGCCAGTCGCTTCCTGTCCCAGCGGGACTCACTACGAGCTGTGCCCGGACACCTGCACCGCCACGTGTGCCCACCTGGCGGCGCCGGGACCCTGCCCCCGCTGCCACGAGGGCTGCCAGTGTGACGGGGACCTGGTGTTCGACGGGGGCCGCTGTGTGCCCACCGAGCGCTGTGGGTGCTCCGTGGAGGGCCAGTACTACAAGGTGACACCAGCGCTCGTAGCTATGAGGTCTCTGAGGTCCGCATTTTGGTAACTTTTGtagagataaaaataaaatttgaaACTAAATAGaaaaccaaaaatgtaataCTGAATACCAAATCAGCAGTTGAGAGCCTATTTCAGTTGAATTCTGTTGCTTAATTCCCCCTTGACCCCCCCTTATACATACAAAAGTTTTAATTGACCTTGAGTTTATCAAACGGTTGGGCATAATCCACACGACTGTGAGGGATCAGTTATTTTACGTCAATGTCCTTTGGTATCCAGTCAGGTGAATCAGTCCTGCAAGAGGACTGCTCAGAGAGATGCGAGTGTGGCGCCGGTATCTTTAACTGCAGCGCTACCAGCTGTCAGAACGAGGACAAATGTGACGTCCAGGATGGAACCCTGGGTTGTAACTCGATCGGTAAGGCATTGATCGAGATCAACCCCCGAATCCTACACTTTGGTTTCCATGTTATTCCCACAATGAttcctccttctttctctcaaaTACTAAATCATACTTAACTATAGTATGCCATCATACTACAATATCACAATAGTATACTGTACTGGACTGTGCGATTCTATATAGTATCATACAATGCTAACTATAATGTACTACACTAATTCAATACTGTACAACACTACACTTTGCTACACCATGCTATCCTATAATATACTAAACACCATACTATCCTTTACTAtactctctctatttctttgtGACCCAGACCCCTGTGCCGGGGCCAGCTGCAGGGTGAAGGAGCActgtgaggtggaggagggccaGGGGGTATGTGTCCCTGACTCTAAGGCGATGTGCTGGGTCCACGGAGACCCCCACTACAGAACCTTCGACGGCTGGACCTACAGTTTCCAGGGAACCTGCAGCTATGTCCTCGTCAACACCACAGGTTTGCAGTGACTTCTTATTTCAATAATGATTTACATTTACTATTGATAATTGAAGGATGTAATGTTATCTGAGATTAGGGTGGATTGCTCATCCACAGCGGGACTCGTTGTAAGGAGTAGCTTAGGCAGAGATTGGTTCAGGGTCTTTATGTCGATTCAGGTGCATACAGGATGTGGAATGTCAAATGTGTGTGGTATCTGCAATGTTACCAAAATGCAGCCAAATTCAAGTACATAATTGAACTGGCTACACCAGTGAATTAATAAATGATTTACAATGCTCCTAATGAGCGCATGTGTAATGGCCGTGATCTGAATGCAATCGCGGCTGCGAAGTGAATGCACAGTAAAGTTGCGCAACACTTGAACAGGCGGAACTTATTGACCCAACACTAACATATAAGTGAACTGTACTGTTCTTACTTTTTGTATGcacaaaatatcaatataaatatcaaAGAATAACTCACTTGGTCaggaacgcacacgcacacttgctCCATGTTACGTGGTGGAACGAACTAGAATAATGCGCGACGGcgcgtcaatgtttaccaaaaGGTAAAGGACCCCATCTAGTGGTAAGGGCGCATTACTATCTGCCTGACAGAATTTCCAAATcagacaaatacataggggaattcagaacatttacatttagggcaattagcagacgcttttatccaaagcgacctacaataagtacaattttcagaagaaagagaaacaataaatcgctgtcggtacagcaaAGAGGTTCATATAAACAAGTGCCAAACACTAACAAAtattaggttaacccattccacgTATACAACAAGAGCTAGGCTAAGGcgctataataataatcaatgaaatttatatagcgcttaatatggtactctaagacgcttataATGCCAAGTACATCTAAGTGTACTTAGTACATCGATTCGTAAACTTAGTATGTACTTAGTAGATCGCTAAGCTAAGTACATCTCTTTTTAATGCAGACGGGTTGCAAGGCTTTATTTATACGTTTATGTTTGTtaaaacatttatatatattatttggcCGTGTATGTTGCCCGCATATTTGTTGCCGCATATAAGTGCTTCAGCAGATTGTCACAGCAAATGtgcacaattttttttaaacaaatgataataatacaaaaaaaagagaatagaAATACATAATCTCAGACTGACCGATCCAGGACAACCAATGGGGGCTGCTTCCTGATCCCAGCCTTCACCTGCTATCCCTCCAGGTAAAGACCTGGACCTCCCGGAGGTGCTGGTGCTGGGTAAGAACGAGCAGAGGGGGAACTTCCCGGTCTCCTTCCTTCGCTCCATCACCGTGGTGCTGCTAGGCCACACCATCGAGATGCCCAGTGGCCTCAGAGGAACTGTACTGGTAGGCTTTAGTTTTTTTAACCAAATGTAGCCCTTTTACCCCTATAGTAAAGAGGGCAGGGCCCTAGGTTCTTCTATCAATCTTAAAATATTAGTTTTGATTTCCTATATTTGGTAACCATATAACAAGAGCATCcttaataaatattaaacacTAAACATACACAATATCAACACTACACGTAGTAAGCAGCCAACAAAAAGGTAAGTAGTTGAACGtttacctattttagaacaaaATATAAATGCAGGTGCATGTCACAGATACCATATCACAAtaaagggcgtcagtttgtttttagaaatggtggggacaataaccatatttagcttgagtgtggtttgaaaagtgctgggtacccttatgcaagctattcatccattcaacgctgcattacaacatgctctacagtgtattgtcaggtgttgaaaatcctatCCGATCAATACAAGTtgaaaccacagtttgtgttttggcttgttttgcaaaacgtcgttggaaacaccagggttttggctcgggatatgtaatactaatacacacaggacaaagaacagtgttagcaatttaacacttatcttgacatcaacaaagtttaccagacaaacattTCAGACTGTAAAgagggtacgaaatgaaacgaggtactgagcatcagccttttgaagacgagcaagggctgctggtagcatatgttatgctgcattaaaaaaaaaaaaaagcgcccagagaattgcatctgccaaatcctgaccaccagtaaacacttgcgaaggaccaatgtagacttcactcgttacaacatcataagcaaattgcccgcaaataaaatcccctacagtttaggataatcacacaggttatgcgagaacatatttatgtcaggataggcctaccaggctccaagtcgtcacatatctcaatcagacaaaacaactataaccacattggcatagcaatcgcaccgtgtgtagctgctactagctgcaatctatatatacaatgcatactagctggagcaccaaccagagtcagatcacaatcgcttaggaccgtggttaacctttggccaggtcatcacgagcaaacagaaccagcagcaaagtttacataaaccaatttcttaccttatgtggccctccacatgcatgctagatgatgtatccatatcaGAATcagatcagaatcagaattctTTTAATGGCCAAGTATATTCACACATACAGGAAATTGACTTGGTGTGGTTGGTACATAAGACATGAGACATaacataacaacaaaaaaacataaacaagaacaaagcacaaatgttttttaagataataataaataattgggCATAGAAGGGCAagttagtttgagtacgtaaaCCCAGAGTCATTGTGATGCAGGGGGCTTGTTTGTGAGCCCAACTGCCGTGGGGAAAAAACTGTTCAAGTGGCGAGAGGTTTTGGTCTTAATAGCCCGGAACCTTCTGCCGGATGGGAGACACAGAAATAGGTGGTGACCGGGATGAGAAGGATCAGCGATGATCTTCCCGGCTCTCTTGCTGGTCCTTAAGTGAAACAGGTCTAGAAGAGACGGCAGGTCGCAGCCGATTACCTTCTCGGCTGACCGAATGATCCGCTGCAGTCGGCTTTTATCCTTTGCAGTAGAGGCAGCGAACCAGATGATTATTGAAGAGGTGAGGATGGATTCAATGATGGCTGTGTAGAAGTCCACCATCACTTTCTTCGGCATGTTGAATCTCTTTAGCTGTCGAAGGAAGAACATCCTCTGCTGGGCCTTCTTGATTTTGGAGGTGATGTTCTCCGCCCACCTTAGGTCTTGTGCCATGACTGTTCCCAGGAATCTGAAAGACTCCACCATGTTAACTGGGGAGTCACACATGATGAGGGGGATGGTTGGGGCTGGGCTCCTCCTGAAATCTGCTACCATCTCTACAGTTTTTAAAGCATTCAGCTCCAGGTGGTTCTGGCTGCACCAGAAAGCCAGACTGTCGACTTCATTTCTGTAGGCGGCCTCATCCCCATTTGAGATTAAAAAGATGGGGGATAACTATATAACTATACTGGATAACTTtatcgttatccagtgtcacaaacatgctttttacaggGAGCAAacggaccggctattttcttaaaggtcccatgacatgctattttatgtattctttaatataggtattagtgggcaactaacacagtattcaaagacgttccctaaattcagccgtggtgcagagttacagccactccgagccagtcgcacattgagcttcccccaaatgcgctgtttcggtgggcgtgtcaaggagggtgggggtgtggccctgagcagcttgcagccaccatgcgctctgtttacagtggatgtatcgcaatggcgaggcgcacaccctttagccgtgttctgtcaatattctagaacacacgggagtcctggagctctatatctaaatattatcatatagcctacacagatatctatatcatataatatatattatcacggccaaaagctgtgtgagccgatattatgaatctcaaacgaccgcgttgtgttctccgacgttcctggttcttcaacgtccacatcaatgtgaatacacacactgtaacgcaagtgtttcttgtcggttctttgacgtgtcttgtatttccacaacgagactgtcgtgggggttatctgagccatggttgagaaggaattgggggaaaggaactttggtttgactgaagtacatgaactgcgacatgccgccggttgccgcaaggcaccatcgcccggcagcgggcagcaggcagcgcgcggttcagtcgactacAGGTtaatgtgaaagtggaagaaccagagacgtcgcagaacccgacaaagtcgtttgtggtTTTGCGTCCATCTTGAAAAATGACCGCCATCTTGGATTTTTGAATGGCACGTCAGGCAGATTTGTTAAGTAGACCCTTGGGAACCACCATGCCAAATTTGGTGCTTGTATCACATTTTGCACAATTTTTCCATTATCTGCTCCACTACAACTCCAGCACGTCTTCCCTTTCCTCTACTTTCCCGCCTTCTCCACATTTACCCACAAACACCTCATCGCGCCCCCTCCTGTCTGGATGGCCATATCGCAGTTCAATTAAGCAGAGGATATATACAACATTTAATTTACAATATATCAAATAACGTTTACAAAGTTTGCAACCATTACACAAACGTCAAAAAAcattatgaaaaataataaactcgTATAAactgcctaccctagctttaatggTAATGAAGATTCTGGCAGGTGACTCAATAGAGGCAGGAATATGAATATATTTGTAATGAAATGctaatttatttaataaataaggACCATATTATCTAAATGATTTTCCTAATCATTGCCTCACTGTGAATACATCATTGTGTCTCCGTAGGTTGACGGTATTAAAGCCGATTTGCCGGTTGACCTGGCAGGAGGCGTCTCCATCACCGAGTCTGGGATCAGGGCAGTCATCAAAACCGAACTAGGTATAGAGATCACTTTCGATTGGTCTACGGTCGCTACGGTGTCCCTCAGTAGCAGTTACTACGGGAACGTCGACGGACTCTGCGGCAACTACAACGGCAACAAAGAGGACGAACTAAATACAACCGCAGGAACTCCGTACGCAAACGTGACGGACTGGGCTGTTTCGTGGAGTGTGAGAGACGGGGACCCCTTCTGCTACCACCACTGTGAGGGCACGTGTCCACAGTGTTCCCCCGAGGACCAGAAGCGGTACGTTTCAGTGACGCGTTTGAATAAAGTACCTGGTGGTATATATTATACCACCGTTACTAGcgggatagatcagtctaccagcctaccctgttgactgcagcaaacgttgctcatctatccgtcattaATCGatttggacacgcccacttgagaTGTCAGAAAATACAGATTTTCAAAGCGgattgtaacggctaatcacactcacacctggtggtgtaataggCACTCAAATGTAATGCCCTGAAtaaaaattatataataatactgGTGCATGGTGAACCTCAAGGTTTTTTTACAGATTCACATCGGAAATTATTATGTTGGAAAAAGATGTTCAATAATGGGATGCCGTTTTGAAATTAGATCAAAAATGAATTCTTCATTGTCACTTTTTTCCTAGGTATGCTGGCCATGAGTTTTGCGGCATTGCAGAGGATAAGAAGGGGCCTTTTGCGAGCTGCCATCCTAGTGTGGACATCAAACAGTTTATGTACGACTGCTTGCATGATGTTTGTGTGAacgagaggagacaggaggttCTCTGTGAGgcactgtctagttataacgcTGAATGCCAGAAGGCTGGAGTCACCGTCTCACCATGGAGAGAATTAGCAAACTGTGGTAAGTTACGGTTACGTATATGCATTCACAAACAGCCATTTACCTTATTTTAAGCGGTAATATCGAAGATTTCTGTTCTCTTTGGCGACACCTATGGCGGTAAGTGGTAATTGTTCCCATCATCCAAAAGTTTTTGGCACCGCCCCACAATAACATTCATAATTCTAGAAATGCTCTGATTGAGCCTATCTAGGCCAAAGGCTGAATGACAATTGAGTTTCCTCATTCGGCGATAGATAGTGActacacaaacatttgtttaggCCCTacatcaggggtgcccaacctttttcgacccaagatctacttttcaagtagccaacctcccgagatctaccagtcaaacctaccttcaagcgggggggggggtggtggtggtttgtatcgtggacttcagtgggggtttcattccgtctgcacaCGGCGTCTtctcaacaataatcaatattatcttcctcccactcagggtgaaaatggtaggtcttaactcgtttcccctcagccatgccaacgtttaggactGCGTAACTACTGTTGGCGGCTTTCCACTactgttgacagcgcatgcgctaccgcacgtatatgtcccgcgcatttttttttttaaattgttttaatttttttttcacccctcgcgatcgacttgggatctatcggcgatctactggtagaccgcgatcgactggttgggcacccctgctatagggtctatagcatataaccgcattttctgattacagtttaatgtaacagtaagctgacatcaccgcaactgcaaattaaccacagagattaccatggcaaccggtcaaacaacacAGCGCTTTgcgcgcgcatccgccgtgttgataaacaaataacccccaTATTGAACGAAGTAAAACCGAGTGAGCGTgccgttcacagacaccagaatgaacgagttcacagtaacgttcatcaggcagtaatacagtacgttcacccaaaatatgaacgagttcatgaactatGGTTCAACAAAcgcgttcaggcacaacactgaCTAACGCTGGACTGTAACTGCCATGACCATGTCCCGGCCTATTAATCCCTCACCCCTGTCAGCCAGTAGTTCATGATTCCATCATGACTCCCCTTTAAACACCTCTCAGTTGAAGGGCTCTGGCCTTATTGTCTTCACCCAGTCGGAGTAGAAATATCTTGTTTCTCACGGTTCCTTTCGTGCTGCTTCTTGGGTTTTTTGTACCACAACGGTGTGGAAcacttgatcctgattggtcagtgACGCTCCAAGGGTGtgcattatataatattatagctATAATATAATTTCATCTGATTACGCtgatgcatttattttaaaagaaaataacataacatttttggttttagcGGAATTAACCGCTGTCCCGGGTATTTTCTGGGAATTGTGAATGAATTTAAGGCACATAGTCTGTCGTAACAAAGCCTACTACCAATAGGATTAGATGGCTAGTAATAATAATCTTGAGTCATTTCTATCTGCAGAACTTTACTTAGACACGACAGGTAAAGTT
Protein-coding regions in this window:
- the LOC130391386 gene encoding IgGFc-binding protein-like; its protein translation is MCWVHGDPHYRTFDGWTYSFQGTCSYVLVNTTGKDLDLPEVLVLGKNEQRGNFPVSFLRSITVVLLGHTIEMPSGLRGTVLVDGIKADLPVDLAGGVSITESGIRAVIKTELGIEITFDWSTVATVSLSSSYYGNVDGLCGNYNGNKEDELNTTAGTPYANVTDWAVSWSVRDGDPFCYHHCEGTCPQCSPEDQKRYAGHEFCGIAEDKKGPFASCHPSVDIKQFMYDCLHDVCVNERRQEVLCEALSSYNAECQKAGVTVSPWRELANCGSLRTTEPVRLPV